The Humulus lupulus chromosome 7, drHumLupu1.1, whole genome shotgun sequence region agGGGGCATGATTTGACAGTGGTAATAGTTTGAGGCAAAAATCTTATTTATTCTTTAAATTATATACGAGGCAATGACACACCATCACCTAAAGTGCCACGTCATTTTTTTGGTGAACAAAAATAGACGGAAGTCTCATGTTTCAGTAACGTGAatagtttgaaaaaaaattagCAGGCCAAATAATTCGAGGGGCACGATGTGAAATGGTAATAGTTCAGGGTAAAAAgtcatatttattctttaaacTATAAATTTGGAGCAAAAAGCGTCCATGCCCGTATAAGGGCAGGCAACTATCACCATCTATGAGGCGATACATTGCTTGTCAGGTGACATGCCGCTCTATAGCAGGCAACATGTAGCATGTTGTACAATTTATGGCTTTTGAAGTTGCGGGTGAAGTAGAGACAATGCATCGCTACTAAGTTTGGTCAACTTGCTTAGAATCAATCTTAGACAACTCTAAATGTTTCCAAACTTTTTTGGGATGCTTAAATATCTCATTCTACCAatttagacaaaaaaaaaacaattattaaaAGCTTACAACAAAATCTCAAATTTCACACATTCATTATGTGAAGTCGTTTTAGGATTTTACACCTCAATGTAAAAAATCACTTGGGCTTTGTATTTAACAAATTATAAAATAAGCAACCAAAAGGATGCTtttgaaaaaccaaaaaaaaaaaatggaaaatttcGGCTAGTGAgatttctcctttcttttccacTTTGAGTTGTCaaaattttcactttttttttatgaatttttttattttttatattaaaggtATGTAAAgagtatttttttttgtataagataggtgatttttataattattttagttttgaaGTTATTTTTTGGGTATTATTTTTAGTAaagtattttttgtaaataaAGTTTGTTGTAGGTATTCTTATGAAAATATCTCCTAATTGATCCATTTCATTATCAACATCTTTACCATATGATAAAACCTAAAATTTATCACTAAATCTTTCTCATTTTCGAATATAAGGGAATTTAGAATATAGACATTCGTTAGCTCTACAACGATGAACAATTAGATTAATCTCAAAACTATTAGAAGCAAGATAaatgttgtgtttggtaaaatttttgtttttaaatttttttaactcaaaaataaaaaaatattgttgttttatgttttttgatttttataaaataaaaaggcGTTTGGTAAccatttttgttttctgtttttttaaataaaaatgtgtttggtaacttttatttttattttttgtttaaaaaaataaaaaataaaaaacttatttggtaaatattttttttgaaattttatttttattttcattttctaaactaaaaaataaaaatattttttgtgaccactatttattattttaaaataaaaaataagaaaattatagtAAAAAAAGATCATATTAATAATATTCAAGTAATCTCAAATTTCAAAACTTTAATATCTATCCACGAGATAACACAAAATCAAGAAAGTTTACATAGTAAAATAAAAACGTATGAACTGATAATTGTCCAAACTTAAAGTAAAGTATTAAACGAGTCATAACAATCAACTAATATCTTTACTCAATCTCACTATTGTCGACTAGCTCTCCATATATGATCAGCAATTTCATCACGAACATGAGCCATTTCACGTATATGAGTTCTAGAAATACTAAACACTACACTATCAGTCAAAGTTCCATCCATGCTTTGTAAAATAGTGGCCTATACTTCAGAATTTCCTTCCCCTCCATCAAAATATACATCTGCTTCTGCATTTGTCTTTATAAAATTGTGAATCCCACAGCAAGCAATGACAATGTACTTTTGTATTCTTAGATCATATGAAGGCATTTGTTTTAGGATTGGAAAGCGAGCCTTCAACACGCTGAAACACCGCTCAATGACATTTCTCAAGGAAGAGTGTCGATAATTGAAAAGCTCTTTTTTGCCTATGGGATTAAGATCTATGTACTGGCCCAAATGATACCTTTCCCCTCGATATGGCGAAAGAAAACCAGGCATGTTTGTATAGCCAGAATCAACAAGATAATATTTTCCTGGTCCAATGATAATTTATGTTAGTTTTTACTTAtagatatttaatataaaataatgtcAATCAACATAATAAGTTTGATAAATACTTACCTTGGGGCGGCATTGGAAATCCATAATCTGGGTTTGTGGCACATTCTAGAAGAATTCGTGCATCATTAGCTGATCCTTCTCATCCAGGGACAACGTATGTAAACTTCATGTCAAATGAACATACACACATAACGTTCTGAGTTGTATCCACTTTCCAACCTCGATATGATATTTTTTTCATCAATTGGAACATGCGCAGAGATATGAATCCCATCTATAGCTCCAACACAattctaaaatacaaaataaataattataatttttttattgaatattgaaaagaaaggaaaaataataattcaaatttttGTACCTTAAAAAATGGATAGTATCGTGGATCGAATCAAATTTGTGGAGGAGTTACATCAAATGAAGGTGGAGTAATTAGTTCTTTGGATAGACGACAAATTGTCTTCAAAACCTTCCTAAAATAATGAGATGTGGTTGAGGTGAAGTGCTGAAATCGTTCAACAACCACACAATGTCGTTCATTATGGCCAATCACAAATAAGAACATAGCCACTTGTTCTTCAACAGACAGATATCGTGAGTTCTTCAATAAAAAAATTTCCTTTAGAACACCACAAAATAGTTTGAAGACATCTTTGTTCATTCTGAACAAATCATAACACCTATTCCAATGTCCGTGCAACACTTCCATAACGTATTCATGGCCTGAAAGAGCTGAATTTCTACAAGGTTGCTTAGATAGAtataattgattatattcttcGCAAGCAAAATATAGCAAAATCTCTCCAAACTCATCATCTGAATCGTCCAGTAAATTATCCTTGTTGAACCAAGCAACGTTTAAAGACATTTTATCCTGATAGTAGAAAAAACTTTTAAATTTTACattcaatatataaaaatatgtaaaCACTCAATAGATAAACAAGTCATCCAGTCAATAGATAAACAAAGTCATACAGTCAATAGCTAACAAGTCATCCAATCAATAGCAAAATTaagtcatccagtcaatagctaaacaaagtcatccagtcaatagcTAAACAAAGTTAATAGCTAAATAAAGTCATCTTGTTCATAGCTAAACAAAGTCTAAACTTTTTCACTTCAAATTCAGCAACCAATCTATTCTTCTATGCTCTGGCATCTTTAGAAACAATGCTCTAGACACCTCGTTCTCAAACTTCTCAATAGCTTTTGCGTATACTTCTCCACTAATTCCATCAATTTGATTAAGAGCTTCAACACTCTCATCCAATAAGTAATGTGATGCAGATGTTGCCATTGATCTCTCTATCAATTCTATCTATCACTTTGCAATTTCATTATATGTTGCCAGTGCATCTGCCAAAGCTGATGAGAACATTGCTCTTTTTACTGATCGAGAGTTTGAAGTGGTTGTTGATTTAGCTTTTCTTATGCTACCATCCTCATCAAAACCACTTTCTTCATTCCTAGTAGGACTTATCGAcgtttcatcatcatcattattatctcCATCATTAGAAGGACTTCAAGTTGAAGGATGAGCATTGGAACCAGTTGCAGTAGTATCACCAAAGATAGTGCATAATTTCTCATAAAACTTACAACGTTTCTTTCTAAATATTTGAGCAGACTTGTTAACCTACATAAAatgaaattatattgataaaatatACTAATACCTATTAAAATAAAACAAGCATAAAATccattataaataatttttacccgAATAATTTTATCCCAAACTTTATCTGTCGCACTAACTTCTCCAGTCACTGCATTGTATCCCATACCAGTCTCTTTCAGTAAAGACTTAAAATCCTTATGCTTTTGCTTTAATTGATTGTATTTTTTCCTTAGTTGCATATCACTATAATTTCTTTTTGCTCGTGCACAAAGCTCTTCCTTTATATATTTCCATGATTGATTTTGTAAAGGTTGTGGTATTCTTATTTCCCTTTAAAACTTCTTCTTCCATAAGTTCAATGAAAATTTCTTCATGCTTTTGAGTCCAAACAGAAGCCTCATCATTATTCTCAATAATAAGAACTTCATTATCAACACCTGCCATCTAGGTAAGACCTAAAGATTCAATAAGAATTCTAAATGCAAATACAAGACTATTCCTAAAGAAACAACCATTTCAAGAACAACAATAAGAAACTAGATTTATGTCATATATTTGCTATCCAAAAATAACACCAGAAACTAACCAGATCAAGAACAAACaagataaaatatttaaaataaacacaacaaaaataaaaaaatcattctTAAAAATCATAATACAAACAACATTGCAGAGGCATgtttaaaacataatttaaacataTTAAACTTTCCAAATAGATTTCATTCATAAGCATAATATTTACACACACAgtgaataaaaaatttcaattgtAATTGTATATATTATTCTAAGTCTACAAAACATTGGCAGCTAGAACATCCCTACACATATATGAGTCGCTAACTTTGACTAGAGCTGTATTGTTGTATGAGTCGGATGTCCACATGTTATGTTGTCTAAATTATAGATGTAAAAAATCATTGTTCAATTTTGAGATCAATTCTTTGCATTCTCTCAGAAATTTCTTACAGTTGGACAATACATATAACTTCAGTATATCTGTCATGGAAAATAATGATACTTTATCACTAGCTTTCTTTAGTTatttgttgttttgtttaactTGAAAACATTTGAGGTTTAAGACCGTAAACATGTATGTCTCTTTAAACTTATTACTTGATTGGTTTACTTTATTTAAACTTATAAAAAAGCAACTGACAGAAGCAAAAACATCATATAAGTTTCAGATTATGAATTGATGATGCATAAACATTCTAGGGATATATGGAATAAAAGGGATTTGAAGGGAAATATGCAGATGAGGGAtgggaaaaagaagagaaaagcaCAGAAAAAGAGGAGCTGTATAATAATTAGGACTGGAAGGAAAGAAAAGAGGCAAAAAGAATTTTTGTGGAAAAGAGAAAAAGCTTTTAGTTTGTCCACTATAATAGCTTCACTGCAATACTTGCTATATGTAAAAACGTCCTAAACTAGTACTTAATGAAACATTCACATTTCGTTGGTTTTTAAaggaaagccacttattataaaggttttaGTGGGttcttgcttaaaacatgcaagttgggcccaatagttttaaaagaaaatatgagttttttatgcaaagttccaaaaaaaaacaaccaataatttaagtcccactgataagtttaaaaagtctcataaaaataacattattaaaaTGTCGTCTTTAAGTGATCGtttttcgtccataggatgccccacgccatacacaccaagacgatagaacttcccacatcaccacgcgtgccatggagaaacctatttgctacctggaaaggaaagtaagggggtgagctaaaagcccagtaaggaagtacaaacaacaagcaagtaagatacaacaatttacaaacactatcgttcatctttatacatcatagcatcattgtaagattggcatcaatatcataaacgtAAACATATTACCACCATCATATCATAGatatcataacatcataacagAATCATAAatatcaccaaacatcataacataatcataaccataaccagacatcataacacattcatacacaattccttgtgaacatggcccgctaacttgtccatgccaccctttgaggtaaacaagagtctctagtccttgaataacctcggcgcgtccgcccatggagttacgtcttcgcatccttagtaactcgggttacgtcttctttatccttagcaacccattttgatgtgtcgcgttcatcacgctaacatccattcatatcatacaacattcatacaagccaacatatcatcacattatggcattcataattcataacatttcattcacacaacagtcttaccattcataatataacattcataaattctatctaacttccttacctcaggtccaagctaagtaaaacacaacttctcaacgagcctataccataatcaaaacgacatttcttagcttcatataattactatttttccctttcatacaactcatgtgtgcatgggccatgcacacataataagagttacacacaacatacaaatatacttaattacacataaggtcataaaaagaataatactcattttacctactttgcatgcatgatctttctataaaaactacatggttgaataatagacataattttggacgtaaaagtgaatctgcatgtaacatgcatacgtgggaacgttgcataattgtggcgtttaaaaatgataattcttcgcgtcttacttctatcgttttaaaattaatagacttgtaacaagctttgtttaccattatttattttcttaaaattattaggttgattaaatctttcaagacattatttttacataaatcaatggtctaaaataatcatagcaacataaacataaaatacaacCTTCATATAAATCTCATCAAACACATATTCTCTCAAACATTCCCATGAGCCTTTTTAACAAACCATATTCTTTTCATGAGAAATAAAACCAAACATAACCACCTCATCACCAACCTATAATAACCAGACCATTAAACACCACCAAAATCAACATCAAGGATAGACTCATCAAACTAATATAGGTTAAGAAAAACCATTACCTttcttgattgttgaatcaagaatACTCTAGCAAGAAAAACTTTGTCACCTATAGAGGATTTTCGAACACCATACaaccaaagaaagaaaccacaaaatattcttagattagagaagaggagaagactctaattcaaatattcaaaacaccaatagatAGAACAtacctagggttttcgaaaccctcttcttcttctcattctctttcttttttttttttcttcttccttctctctagaaaatggcagccctttcccctctctctctctagctcgccactctctctctctctctatcttctcTCTAGGTCACGACAAAAAGCTTGAAAATGAcctctctttcttcttttccttccttttaatCTTAATTCCCTCATAAAGCCTCACCAAGATAAATGGTAAGTTTTCCCAATCTACTCATCTAATTAAGCCTAAAATCCATTATAATAAAGaggattttaaataataaaaatgtcAAAATTCCCTTACCCATAATAGCTTTGATCTTCCAAAATTTTAGTttatttgattgagaaaaataaaaggaataatGCCATTTTATTTTTCTCACTCAATGCCGTCCACCTCCCTTTCcccttcttattttattttttttaattaaattaatcaattaaatctaatatatggaaactataaaatgtgtagaaaattctacacatgtgcatcatgataccatgcacttgcacacactaaatcactagggtgcatcactatctaccatgcaccatAGTGCATTCAATCAAacctcacataatcacattttaaaataaaaataaatatttatcatttaacaagtaatttcacaaaaatattctacaaacaattctaacaattaaataaaataacaaacaatcaaataaaacaaacaacaactaataaaataaacaacatttaaataaaacaattcatcacacttaacacttaaataaaataaatcacaaaattttaataaattaaaaaaaaaattggtgcactacactatatgttgaaaagaaaagaaaaggcttgaTTCAAGATAATATATTATTTGAGTAGTCAGTCAGTGCATTAAATTGACAAAGTCAAAGATATGCAAAACTATTTAACTAGGCTTAGATCATCAACGTGTATTAATTAACAAGTAAACTCAATCTGTAATTAGTCTTGAACATATACATTGTAATAAGGAAAATCAGAACCTATTGTAGTAGTCAAAGTTAAGAATGCAaaaccaacaaaaacaaagggcaAATCAAAATCCAATTGTATGAATTAACAAGAAAATTCAATCTGTAATTAGTCTTGAACACATACATTACAATAAGGGAAATCAAAACCTATTGCAGTAGTCAAAGTTAAGAATGCAaaaccaacaaaaacaaagggcaAATCAAAATCTAGTTGTATGAATTAACAAAGGGCAAAGAGTAGTCGTGACAAAATAAGCTGACATTGAGATTGAAAATCAAGCATTACAACAATGTATTCAAAAAATTACATGGCCAAGATAATATTGGGTCCTTCCTCCCAAGATAATACAAATGTACCTAGAAATTGATACAAAAAAGAACTAAATGTACACGGCCATCTAATTACAATCAAATTCCTACCTTACTAACCAAGATAATGTGTAGATGTTTTCTCATGtcctttcatttaaaaatttCAACATAATACATACACCCATTGGCATTACAATTTTCTCAAAAAATAGTTCATTTCTACCAAGTCTTGCCATTGTGAcgaaaggttccaaaaaatttgTGATGATAATTTCAGGCAGTGTTAGAGGCTCTGGGAGGCAAAAGA contains the following coding sequences:
- the LOC133791874 gene encoding uncharacterized protein LOC133791874; the protein is MATSASHYLLDESVEALNQIDGISGEVYAKAIEKFENEDKMSLNVAWFNKDNLLDDSDDEFGEILLYFACEEYNQLYLSKQPCRNSALSGHEYVMEVLHGHWNRCYDLFRMNKDVFKLFCGVLKEIFLLKNSRYLSVEEQVAMFLFVIGHNERHCVVVERFQHFTSTTSHYFRKVLKTICRLSKELITPPSFDNCVGAIDGIHISAHVPIDEKNIISRLESGYNSERSANDARILLECATNPDYGFPMPPQGKYYLVDSGYTNMPGFLSPYRGERYHLGQYIDLNPIGKKELFNYRHSSLRNVIERCFSVLKARFPILKQMPSYDLRIQKYIVIACCGIHNFIKTNAEADVYFDGGEGNSEV